The following are from one region of the Stigmatopora argus isolate UIUO_Sarg chromosome 9, RoL_Sarg_1.0, whole genome shotgun sequence genome:
- the LOC144082891 gene encoding DNA damage-inducible transcript 4-like protein: protein MVYTAALLFGKKLPVFREEESVTDMIGTYFFRLASLPQEDSSIRRGSVDSFDDTNCTLQYPNMEVGLEHDAKVLQQDLKHHIERCLSEAKASVLQCKVLLLPCQMTAKVSRDILRSSTDEPCGLRGASIRVYVETKDGLKSLGGIFPISNVIPTFELSVVFKADKSDCWPPLKRIFEGNKVLKLRPEYKLVKRKLYSSASPVIHEFN from the exons ATGGTCTATACCGCGGCTCTTCTATTTGGAAAAAAGCTCCCCGTATTTCGAGAGGAAGAAAGCGTCACGGACATGATAGGAACGTACTTTTTTAGGCTCGCGTCCCTGCCTCAAGAGGACAGTTCGATCAGACGGGGAAGCGTCGACAGTTTTGACGACACCAACTGCACTTTACAAT ATCCCAACATGGAGGTTGGTTTGGAGCATGACGCAAAAGTCCTTCAACAAGATCTGAAGCACCACATTGAGAGATGCCTGAGCGAGGCCAAGGCATCAGTCCTCCAGTGCAAGGTGTTGCTCCTCCCCTGCCAGATGACCGCCAAAGTCAGCCGGGACATACTGCGCTCGTCTACAGACGAGCCTTGTGGGCTGCGAGGCGCCTCCATCAGGGTCTATGTGGAGACCAAAGATGGACTCAAGTCTCTAGGGGGCATTTTCCCCATTTCTAATGTCATCCCGACATTTGAACTCTCTGTCGTATTTAAGGCAGACAAGAGCGATTGTTGGCCGCCACTCAAGCGCATATTCGAGGGCAATAAAGTGTTGAAGTTGAGGCCAGAGTACAAGCTGGTCAAACGGAAGCTCTACTCCTCCGCCAGCCCTGTCATTCACGAGTTCAACTAG